The uncultured Acidilobus sp. JCHS genomic sequence AATAGAGAGGGCCGGAATCAGGGGGGCCTTGCTCCTGCTACCTACTACAAAGTCCAAAGACCAATACGTTCCTAAGGCTGCTGAGGTAGCATCGCCAGCTACCCAGCCTGCTATCAGGCCTGCGGGGCCAAAGCCTGCAAAGAGGAGGGCAAGGCCTACGCCGTATCTAACGAAGGCCCAGACGACCTGTGTAAGGCCCCACTTGCCGAACCTTGTGGAGGCCTGAAAGGCCACGTAGTAGACATAGTTGTAGTAAGCATATACTACTAGGTCAAGGGCCGTGAGCCTTAGCAGCCAGGCGTAGCGGGTCGTGCCATAATATAGCTCTGAGAAAGGTGATGCAAGGGCCCAGATGGCTACGGCTATGGCGACGCTAGAGGCGAGCACCATCGCAAGGCCCCTAATATACAGCCCCCTGGCCTCCTCAAGCCTCCCCGTCTGGTAGTAGCCTATGACGTACCTGCCTATGCCAAATATGGGCCATACAAGGAGCGGCAGGAGCAGCGCGAAGAGGGTGCCAGCGGCTGCGTAGGCCCCAAGGCCATTGAGGCTCAGGACCCTCGCTATGATCAGGTAGAAGGCAGCCTGCAGGGCCAGGGCTACCGCGTAGCCGCTGAACAGCTTCGTGGCGCCGGCGAAGACCCTGGCCCTGTATGACGTATGGCTACTCCCAGGCGATAGGCTATAGCGAGGATAAAAAGACTTGAGGATTAGACCAGGTCGAAGGCTTTACTTTGTTTTAGGTGCTGCTACCTCTTAGTTTACGGTTAGGACTGCAAGACTTCTAGCTTTTAGCTTTAGATCCTGCCAGCTCCTTAATTACCTCGCTAAGCCTTGCCTTAAAGTTCTCATAGCTAAAGCCCTTTGCCACCTCCCTAGCCCTCGCTGACAAGACCTTAAGCCTCTCAGGGTCGTTAAGTAACGACTTGATTGTCGAGGCCGCCTCCTCAACGCTCGTGTACCCAAGGCCCTGATCAATTCTTGAAACTATGTCAGTCCACCCTCCCCCGTCCCTGTAGACCACTGGAATCAGGCCAGCAGCTGCCGCCTCGGCAATGGCGAATCCAAAGTGCTCGGCGAAGGGGGGATGAAGGTAGACGGAGGCCTGGGACATCAGCTCAAGTATCCTCTTCCTGGGCACATCAGTCTCAAGGTGAAAGTTGCTCAGGCCTCTAGAGGCCTCCTCTATGGCTCTAAGAGCAGGCCCTGAGGAAGGGCCTGTCGCCCCCACCAAGTAAAACTCGGCCTCAGGCACTAGCCTAGCAATCTTCGGGATCTCCGTGACCTTCTTACCTAAATCTATTCTGCTTATGGTCAGCACGATTTTGCCCCTCTCATAGCTTAGCATAGGCAGCTCCTCTACGTTAACCGGGGGGTGAACAACGTAGACCCTATCGTTACCGTACGTTCTCTTAATGTACTCTGCTGTCCAGGAGCTGTTGGTCATCACGGGCCTAGCCCTATCTGCAAGGGCCCCCGCGACCCTGACCACCAACGCGTTGTAGACCCTCTCATATAGCCGTAGCCTGTACTGGTTTTTATCATAGAAGTTCAGGAGGTCCACTAATGGAAAGTGCACGTAGGATGCGTCAGCCCATCCAACTGGCACGTTGCTCTGAGTCTCAATAACCAGGTCGTAGCGGGACCTGAGCCTTCCGACGGCCTCCTTTAAGTGCGATGCCGCTAGGAGCGACCTGAGGGTCATAGCGTTACGGAGGAGCTTACTTATCGGCGGCTCCCCAAGGACCCTCGGCCTTGGTATGTTACCCATGCCACTGGTCAATATCTGCCAGGCCCTCTCGTCTACATAGGCCGCGTACAGGTCGACGTCATGGCCCAGGTCTTCTAAAGCCCTATACGCTTCAATTGCTAGCCTCTCGGCCCCTCCGGCTACGAACAGCAGTGTATGAACTAACGCTATCCTCACGCATTTCTCCAGAGGTGGAGAGCCCTCAAACCATTAAAACCTTAAAGTGCTGACTATTGACTTTAAGTTCTTAATGTTTAGGAACCTTTATCTACACCTCAGGCCAGGCTGCAGTCCTCCTTACCTTTATTCAGCCTCCGAAGCCTAAGCTCCTAAAGTATTGACAAGCTCTTTGTCACTAAGCCTGTTAAGCAGGACCTTTCATGAGCTAAGTCATCACTGTTAGGGTGGCGGGCATGAACTTATGTCAGGCTGCGTGTAAATTACTCTCGCGTAGGCATGCTCTATGACCTCAGGCCCGTAGGGCCTCAGCCTCCGTAGGAACTCCTCAAATATGCTGCGCCAGTCCCTCACGAAGTATATGTCCTGGATTATGTACTTGCCCTCAGGGCTTACGTCCTCTATTTTGCCCATGTTCCTCAGCTCCTGCAGGTAAACGAGCTCCATGTTCGAGAAGCCCCTTGAGATCCTGTCCCCGATCAGGCTCGAGAGGGGGCCTAAGAGGAAGAGGCCGCCTATCATCAGGGGGTCGCCTCCCCTTACCACTTGCGCTACCTCTGAGGGAAACAGGGCCAGCGCCCTCAGCCTGTGGACCTCGTTCTTGAGCTGCCTAAAGATGAAGTGAAGGAAGCCCTTCGTGTAGCGGCGCTCGCCTCGGTACCCCCTCACCGCGTAAAGCCTCGGCGCGTTGCAAGCGACCCTGATTGGGTAGTAGAGGGACCTGCAGAAAGTGAAGGCCCGAGCCCAGAAGTGGAAGTCCTCACCGAAGTTGAGGTCTGGGAAGCCGCCCGTGAGGCTATAGCACCTCCTGGAGACCATGTGGACGCCCGTGTGGGCCAGTGAGAATCCGACCCCCTTCTTAATGGTCGTCGACAGGAAGTTGTAGAGAGGCTCCTCATTAGCATAGGCGTCAGCGTCGTAGAAAAGGAGGTAGTCGCCCCTGCTCATTGAGGCGGCCACGTGCCTGCCGAGGCCCCTCGTGCACTTCATAACCTTTACCCTGGCGCCGAACTCGTTAAGAACCTCTACCGTGCTGTCGCTTGACTCGTTGTCTGTGGCAACGATCTCATAGTCGACCCTAAGCTCATTAAGGACTGACGTTAAGCCCTCTAAGGCCTTCCTTATAGTCTTCTCAGCGTTGTATGTCGTCATGATGACTGATATCACTGCTGCGGTCCCACCTACATCATTGGTTAGGAAAACGCCTAGCCGGTATTTATAATGTCTGTCTGTTAGCACTGTGAGCTCTAAGCCATGGTAGAATCTTGGCTTAACTCCAGGAATTTAGAAGGTTTACATTGGATGCGGTCTTTCCATAAGTCACCGCCTAGGCCGCTCACGCAACTTTAACTGAAAACGGACTGGGGCTTACGCCTTACTGGCAGAGGCCAAAAACTCTAGAGTAGCCTAACCTCAGGTCATGGCTACAGGTTAGAGCTTTACACGGACTATAGTGAAAGCTACTTACGGCCTAGTAGGCCATTTATTCAATTTCGAAACGAAATTTAACGCTGCTCGTGGTTCGGCCTCAGTCGGCCTCAGGGCTGACCGCGGCTGACAGGCTCAGAGCTCGGTGCGCACGAGGGCCTCTACCAGAAGATCTTCGTCGAAGCCCTCCTTTTCCTTCAACACATTGGCGATCTCTATGAAAAAGCCTCCGCGCCTTGGGGATCACGTAGGCCATGAGGTAGTCCCTTGCCTCCTTGGGCAGAGCTGGCGAGCCCTTCTCATAGACCTTGGCCAGCTGCCAAAGTTCCAGGATGAGCTTCAGGGACTTGAGCAGCAGGGGCCTGTAGGCGTTAGAGCACTTACTAAGCTCCTCAAGGTACTGTCGCTCCTTTTCCTTGAGCAGCCCCTCGCAGCCACTTGCCCTCACCCCTCTCGGACCTCTGCGCCTCGTAGAGCTCGGTTGCCACGACTTCAAGGTCCCTTGAGACCCTCTCTAAGGTAACGGCAGGGGGTTATGGGCTACGCACTAAAAAGGGCTGGGACGCAGGCCTAGACTTCCTGGAGACGTACCAGAGGGCGCTCGCACACTCATGAAGACCATGGTGCCCCCTGAGGGGCTGAGGGAGGGGAGGCGGCTACTTCAGGCCGCCTGCGCCAGGCTCTCAGCCCTCAGGAGCCCAAAGCGGGCAGTCAAGACGTACTGTAGGAGGACGTATGAGTTCAACACCCACAGCCTCAGGTACGCCTTCATCACGCACCTGCTGAGGCTCAGCCACTCGCCCTCAATCGTTGCCAAGATTATGGGCCACAGCTCCCTTGACCACATCCTTCGCTACACTGAGGTGGAGGTAGCTGAGGAGGTCCTCGCTGGCCTCAGGAGGACCTGAAGCGGTAGAGCACTTAACCACTTTTCTCCAAAAGCTTCTGGGGAAAGGTGATCAGGCTCAAGCGCCTTAACGTGAGGCCTGGGCCCTCTTGAACTCCCTCACCGCCTCCAGGAGCTCCCTTATCTGCCTCTTAACCTCCTCAGGCGTCAGCCACACGAGCACTGAGGCGGCCCTGTATGCCTCCCCCTCGCCCTGCCTGGCCTCCGTGGCCTGGGGCTGCGAGGTCATGGGAGGCGCCTCGAGGGGCTGGGACTTAGCGACCGTCTCGTTAACGGCCTCCTTGGCCGCCTCCTTATGGGCCGCCTCCCCTGCGGCGTACTCAATCAGCTCCCTAGCGAGCTCCTTGAGCTCCTCACTGAAGCGGGAGAACACTGCGGCGAGCTCCCTAGCCTCCCCTGCCGTCAGCCTGCCGCCCCTGATCCTGTCCCTCACGGACCTCACGAGCGCCTCCATGTAGTCCCTCTCCCTCCCCTCCTCCATGAGGCCCTTGAGCGTGAGGCCCAGGTCGCTGTGTAGCTTGCTGACCTCTATGTACTCGGCAGGCCCCAGGTAGCACTTCCTGACCTTCTTGTGTACCCTGCCGTCAGGCCTCCTCTCGTAGCCCTCGTAGTGGACGGCAAGGTAGTAGACCTGGCTGCCGCGCCTCTGTCTCTCCACGTAGCTTATGGGCTGCCCGCACCTCGGGCAAACCATGACCCTGGGCTGGCCCTCCAAGCCCCTCACGCGCCCTGGGGGGCTGCCAGGGGTTAAGCACCTTTCCCCAGAACCTTCTGGGGAAAAGAGGTCAAGCACTTTTCCCAAAACCTTCTGGAGAAAAGTGGTTAGGGACCGTACTGCCTGAGGAGAAGCTGCTGACGCTAGCCCCTAGGCCCTCGATGAACTTTCAGGTTTTGTGTTTTTATCCCATAATTCTTTTCCTATTTTTCTATGTGTCCCTTAGGACCTGTGCGTGTGTGTCCTAATATTTAATTAGATATACGGACCTATGCTTGTGTGTCTCAAGGGCCAAATGGGCGCATTGGAGGCGCGTTCCCCAGGTTTGTCCCAGGGACAACGGCGCGCCCTGAGCACCTGGCCCAGGTTGGGCGCCTCCCCAAGATGCGTCCCAGGGACGCAGGCGTCAGGCCCCTGTACGCTGGGTGAGGCTGCAAGCTG encodes the following:
- a CDS encoding Phage integrase family is translated as MKTMVPPEGLREGRRLLQAACARLSALRSPKRAVKTYCRRTYEFNTHSLRYAFITHLLRLSHSPSIVAKIMGHSSLDHILRYTEVEVAEEVLAGLRRT
- a CDS encoding Glycosyltransferases involved in cell wall biogenesis — its product is MISVIMTTYNAEKTIRKALEGLTSVLNELRVDYEIVATDNESSDSTVEVLNEFGARVKVMKCTRGLGRHVAASMSRGDYLLFYDADAYANEEPLYNFLSTTIKKGVGFSLAHTGVHMVSRRCYSLTGGFPDLNFGEDFHFWARAFTFCRSLYYPIRVACNAPRLYAVRGYRGERRYTKGFLHFIFRQLKNEVHRLRALALFPSEVAQVVRGGDPLMIGGLFLLGPLSSLIGDRISRGFSNMELVYLQELRNMGKIEDVSPEGKYIIQDIYFVRDWRSIFEEFLRRLRPYGPEVIEHAYARVIYTQPDISSCPPP
- a CDS encoding Glycosyltransferase gives rise to the protein MRIALVHTLLFVAGGAERLAIEAYRALEDLGHDVDLYAAYVDERAWQILTSGMGNIPRPRVLGEPPISKLLRNAMTLRSLLAASHLKEAVGRLRSRYDLVIETQSNVPVGWADASYVHFPLVDLLNFYDKNQYRLRLYERVYNALVVRVAGALADRARPVMTNSSWTAEYIKRTYGNDRVYVVHPPVNVEELPMLSYERGKIVLTISRIDLGKKVTEIPKIARLVPEAEFYLVGATGPSSGPALRAIEEASRGLSNFHLETDVPRKRILELMSQASVYLHPPFAEHFGFAIAEAAAAGLIPVVYRDGGGWTDIVSRIDQGLGYTSVEEAASTIKSLLNDPERLKVLSARAREVAKGFSYENFKARLSEVIKELAGSKAKS